AACTTTTCTTTGGTCTTATAATCAAACAAGACTTGATGAAGCTTTTAGAGCTTATGGCAAGATAGCTTCTAAACGAACCTTAAGGGAGTTAGAGAATGGTGAGTTCAAGCCAACAATTATTTATGTGCATGGTTCCTCTGGAATTGGAAAAACAACACTAGCACTTGAAGTGATTGAAGAAATTATCAAGAGAGCTAAAGAACAAGGTCTCAACTGGAAAATGTACAGTGCTGGTGCTAAAAATATTTTTGATGAGTATTTTGGTGAAGAGGTTATTCTCTTAGATGACCCAAGGTCTGATAGTTTATTACCAGCAGATTGGTTAAAACTCCTAGATCCTTTAAACAAGTCTTATCTATCAGCACGTTATAAGAATAAATTGGTTATTGGTCGTCTGATCGTGATTACCAATTATCAGTCCCTTAAGTCTTTCTTTGGAAAAATTCAAAATGAAGATTTAAACCAGTACATCAGACGGTTTAATAACGTTCTAGAGATTTCTAAGAAAAAAGGAAATCACGAAAAAGAAAAAGATAGATTCTACAATCTATCAGAAATTAAAGAGTTAAGTTACAATGATTATTACCAAACAGGATATAATCAAGAAATTCAATTACACTTTGGCGAGGAAGATATCTATTGCACTGACAATAAAGCAGATTTTATTAATCGTGTTTTAGATGAACATATTCTTCCTCGCATTTTACCACAAATAAAAAAGCGCATCCCAAATCCCGCTAAAGAAAAAGGAAACGCTTAGGACAAGATGAGGAGCTGGAACTCCTCAACCTGTCCTTAATTATACCATAGTTATTAAGGAGAATACACATGATAGCAACCGTAACAAAAGATGATTTAGTAGCCTTAGGCTTTTCAGAAGGAACGTCACGTTCTATTATTCGTAAGGGAAAACACCTTCTCGTTCAACGTGGATTCTATGTTTATGATAATAAACGTATTGGAACCATACCTGCAACAATTGCGGAGGAATTATTAGATTTAAAATTAACCTCTAAGGTATAGAGTCATGGCAATACGTAAAGCAAAGAATGGTGGATGGATTGTCGATGTTTCTGGCGGAATAGATCCTGTAACCTTTAAAAGAATTCGTATTGTTAGGAAAGGACTAAAAAGTAAAAAGGATGCTATTGAGTTAGAGTATCACTTAAGAGTTATTGAATTAAAAGAAAAGAATAGAGACACATTTGTAACTAGTGATATGTTATTTTCATTACTTGAAAAAGAGGACAATCAAAATCACAGAAAAATTAGTTACTTAACTACTCAAAGGAACAACTATGACCGACATATAAAAACATATTTTCAACAAGTAGATATGAAAAAAGTAACATACAAACACATTTATAGATTTAGAGAGTCATTGAAGGAAAAAAGTACTAAACAAAATAGTAATGAAAAACTAAGTAATAATACAATCAATAAAATAATGATATTAGTAAAAAAAATGTTTGATTCTGGCATAAGAAATGAATTGATCACCAAAAATCCTTGTCAAAATTTAAGAAAATTACCTATAAAAAAACCAGAA
This Streptococcus urinalis 2285-97 DNA region includes the following protein-coding sequences:
- a CDS encoding DUF3173 family protein, whose protein sequence is MIATVTKDDLVALGFSEGTSRSIIRKGKHLLVQRGFYVYDNKRIGTIPATIAEELLDLKLTSKV
- a CDS encoding Rep family protein, whose protein sequence is MSRKRTTTYIFEQQLHAEYWDWEEDKKALFTNWESNKTKIFQEIHRRIKTLEEDIPAKVAFIVHDKDIKFGIKSVEPHIHAYIEFASRRDLSVLASTLGLLPQYIEPSGQGRYGKVNSKAYLIHAKSPDKHQYAPSEVETFGTFDYEAFIEDNKADFSKRYAVAKREKSDESLDKVFQEIINGHLTEDDIFADEELTFLWSYNQTRLDEAFRAYGKIASKRTLRELENGEFKPTIIYVHGSSGIGKTTLALEVIEEIIKRAKEQGLNWKMYSAGAKNIFDEYFGEEVILLDDPRSDSLLPADWLKLLDPLNKSYLSARYKNKLVIGRLIVITNYQSLKSFFGKIQNEDLNQYIRRFNNVLEISKKKGNHEKEKDRFYNLSEIKELSYNDYYQTGYNQEIQLHFGEEDIYCTDNKADFINRVLDEHILPRILPQIKKRIPNPAKEKGNA